One Punica granatum isolate Tunisia-2019 chromosome 3, ASM765513v2, whole genome shotgun sequence genomic window carries:
- the LOC116198653 gene encoding fasciclin-like arabinogalactan protein 12 has translation MVKLVLLSLLVAFFLLQCGTTSAQPAQAPAPAGPDNITKVLEKAGQFTVFLKLMKSTAVADQINAQLNNSNNGLTVFAPTDNAFASLRSGTLNSLSNEDQVELIQFHVIPNFLSTAQFQTVSNPLRTQAGGSGDYEFPMNITTSGNQVNVSTGVTNAAVDNTIFSDGQLAVYQVDQVLLPMSIFGAKPPAPAPAPAKSKKKSAAATTEGPAADSAPVDASEAVKSSTSYWLVIIGAMLIGKFYL, from the exons ATGGTGAAGCTAGTCCTACTCTCCCTCCTTGTggccttcttcctcctccaatGCGGCACGACATCAGCCCAGCCTGCTCAGGCTCCAGCGCCAGCAGGCCCCGATAACATCACCAAGGTCCTTGAGAAGGCCGGCCAATTCACCGTGTTTCTCAAGCTGATGAAGAGCACCGCTGTGGCTGACCAGATCAATGCCCAGCTCAACAACTCCAACAATGGCCTCACGGTCTTCGCCCCGACCGATAATGCGTTTGCGAGCCTCCGGTCTGGCACCCTCAACTCGCTCTCCAACGAGGACCAG GTCGAACTGATCCAGTTCCACGTCATTCCGAACTTCCTCTCGACGGCACAGTTCCAGACGGTGAGCAACCCACTGAGGACGCAGGCTGGCGGAAGCGGCGATTATGAGTTCCCCATGAACATCACCACCTCGGGAAACCAGGTGAACGTCTCCACTGGGGTCACCAACGCGGCAGTTGATAACACCATCTTCTCCGACGGCCAGTTGGCTGTCTATCAGGTCGACCAGGTCTTGCTTCCAATGAGCATCTTCGGTGCCAAACCCCCCGCACCGGCTCCGGCACCCGCCAAGTCCAAGAAGAAGAGCGCAGCCGCTACCACAGAAGGGCCTGCAGCAGATAGTGCCCCCGTCGATGCATCAGAAGCGGTGAAATCGAGCACAAGTTACTGGCTGGTGATCATCGGGGCGATGTTGATTGGGAAGTTTTACTTGTGA
- the LOC116201193 gene encoding uncharacterized protein LOC116201193 — MESIWSASTMLTTLLVLLLSVIGQTDGQKTYKKGYLDPASTNYVLLDPVPGTNQARAFCLARGACRYKILTCPEQCPERKPQRNRKVKGCFLDCSSKCEATCKFRKARCTGFGSLCYDPRFVGGDGVMFYFHGAKGGNFAIVSDEKLHINAHFIGTRPQGRTRDFTWVQALSVMFDTHTLVIAAKRVQHWDDNLDSLLVHWDGEAVNVPIDGEAEWRVETEERVVKVERTDDLNTIRVTVSGLVEMDINIMPIGEEENRVHNYQLPSHDAFAHLEMQFRFKNLTDLVEGVLGKTYRSAYVSPVKVGVPMPMMGGEDRYETPTLYSPLCKVCRFQRPLSKHPRTEGASQY, encoded by the exons ATGGAGAGCATTTGGAGCGCGTCCACAATGCTAACGACTCTCCTTGTGCTCTTGTTATCGGTAATCGGCCAGACGGACGGTCAGAAAACTTATAAGAAGGGATATCTTGATCCAGCCTCGACGAATTATGTGCTGCTTGATCCTGTTCCTGGGACAAATCAGGCGCGGGCGTTTTGCCTCGCCAGAGGGGCCTGCCGGTATAAGATCCTCACATGTCCCGAGCAATGCCCCGAGAGGAAGCCTCAACGCAACAGGAAGGTGAAGGGCTGCTTCCTCGACTGCAGCAGCAAGTGTGAAGCCACTTGCAAGT TTAGAAAAGCCAGATGCACGGGATTCGGCTCTCTCTGCTACGATCCTCGGTTTGTAGGTGGAGATGGGGTGATGTTCTACTTCCACGGTGCCAAGGGAGGAAACTTTGCGATTGTCTCTGATGAGAAACTCCACATCAACGCCCACTTCATTGGAACCCGGCCCCAAGGCAGAACCCGGGACTTCACTTGGGTCCAGGCACTGTCTGTCATGTTTGACACCCACACCCTTGTGATCGCTGCGAAGAGGGTCCAGCACTGGGACGATAACCTCGACTCCCTTCTCGTTCATTGGGATGGCGAGGCTGTAAATGTCCCCATTGACGGGGAGGCCGAGTGGAGGGTGGAGACAGAAGAAAGAGTTGTAAAGGTTGAGAGGACTGACGACCTTAACACCATAAGGGTGACAGTTTCCGGGCTCGTGGAGATGGACATAAACATAATGCCAATTGGGGAAGAGGAGAACCGGGTCCACAACTATCAATTACCGTCGCACGATGCTTTTGCCCATCTGGAGATGCAGTTCAGGTTCAAGAACCTAACAGATCTCGTGGAAGGAGTCTTGGGCAAGACATACAGGTCTGCATATGTTAGCCCGGTGAAGGTCGGGGTCCCAATGCCGATGATGGGAGGAGAGGACAGGTACGAGACACCGACCCTGTACTCGCCTCTCTGCAAAGTCTGCAGATTCCAGAGACCACTGTCCAAGCACCCGAGAACCGAAGGAGCTTCTCAGTACTGA
- the LOC116198761 gene encoding uncharacterized protein LOC116198761, whose product MKKATNGKTKDKSKDNMGTAKTSNHHRPRETQDQKSKNKKKKKNKQSIIPNGTVNKPEVLIVPSSSSESHGGGEKPKKSVVSKRQRTSNGNPSSCSKKQRRRKEEEEQEEEVDEEAKLNVIPMNRVQRIVKSGGPDLKINQEAYFLINKATEKFIGQFCEDAFTSAAARDRKRYLKYSHLSSLVAKERRYDFLSDFVPEKMKAEDALKEIEQEET is encoded by the exons ATGAAGAAGGCAACGAATGGGAAAACGAAAGACAAATCGAAAGACAACATGGGAACCGCCAAGACATCAAACCACCACAGACCCAGAGAGACGCAAGACCAGAAGagcaagaacaagaagaagaagaagaacaagcaGAGCATCATACCCAATGGCACCGTGAACAAACCGGAGGTGTTGATTGTGCCTTCTTCGAGCTCGGAATCCCATGGAGGGGGAGAGAAACCCAAGAAGAGTGTGGTTTCGAAACGGCAGCGGACGAGCAATGGGAACCCTAGCAGCTGCTCTAAGaagcagaggaggaggaaggaggaagaggaacaGGAAGAGGAAGTGGATGAGGAGGCGAAGCTGAATGTGATTCCGATGAACAGAGTGCAGAGGATTGTGAAGAGCGGAGGTCCCGATTTGAAAATCAATCAGGAGGCCTATTTCCTCATCAACAAAGCTACT GAAAAATTCATTGGACAATTTTGCGAAGACGCATTTACTTCGGCTGCTGCTCGGGACCGCAAGAGATATCTCAAGTATAGCCACCTCT CTTCACTTGTTGCTAAAGAGAGGAGATACGACTTCCTTTCAG ATTTTGTTCCCGAGAAAATGAAAGCTGAAGATGCCTTGAAAGAGATTGAACAGGAAGAGACATGA